In the Harmonia axyridis chromosome 3, icHarAxyr1.1, whole genome shotgun sequence genome, one interval contains:
- the LOC123675837 gene encoding fatty acyl-CoA reductase wat-like, with product MTTSQILEFYENTNVFITGGTGFLGKLLIEKLLRSTSVSTLYLLVRPKKSKDIATRITNIFEDVIFEKLHKECPKFMNRIVTIHGDISLPDLGISKTDRQMLVEKVNIIFHVAATMRFDENLKIAYCVNVKGAQGVLNLGKNMKYLKCAMHVSTAYSNAYLDLIEEKFYDHPLHYEEVGGMLETMTESEADKHTKRIIGGFPNTYCFTKALAESMIRDTSDKIPIGVFRPSIVISTNKEPIKGWVDNLYGPIGLSVVFTLGLLKVIFCDSVKKANIVPGDMCVAALIAAAWDSEQKQRRQGYTKEIPIYNYVSMENTLTWGEFCDLLRINGQKFPHSKILWTIGYTFTGNIYFYMIIKIFYHMIPAIIIDVIGMLFFKNLGMWKTYDKIHKASYVVSFFSLREWKFSNNNIEKLWNKLDDTEKNLFFFDMNSLDLWMFYKNYVLGIRKYALKDSLDSLEAAKRKLRILWFLHNILLFLLYFTMSVLVWTVFRKFKGVQQLCGDIN from the exons ATGACAACTTCGCAGATTTTAGAATTCTACGAAAACACCAACGTATTTATCACAGGTGGTACTGGTTTCCTCGGGAAGTTACTGATAGAAAAACTGCTCAGGAGTACATCAGTCTCTACATTGTATTTATTAGTTAGACCCAAGAAGAGCAAAGATATCGCCACAAGGATAACAAATATATTCGAAGATGTG atttttgaaaaattacacaaGGAATGTCCAAAATTTATGAATAGAATCGTGACTATCCACGGAGATATATCTCTGCCTGATTTAGGAATATCGAAGACGGACAGACAGATGTTGGTAGAAAAGGTTAACATCATTTTCCATGTCGCCGCCACAATGAGATTTGACGAAAACCTTAAAATTGCATATTGCGTCAACGTTAAAGGAGCTCAGGGAGTTCTCAATCTCGGAAAGAATATGAAATACCTCAAG TGTGCAATGCATGTTTCGACAGCTTATTCGAATGCCTACTTGGACCtaatagaagaaaaattttatgacCACCCTCTTCATTATGAGGAAGTAGGAGGAATGCTAGAAACGATGACTGAATCGGAAGCTGACAAACATACAAAAAG gatTATTGGAGGCTTTCCGAATACGTACTGCTTCACAAAAGCACTAGCTGAATCAATGATAAGAGATACAAGTGACAAAATACCCATAGGAGTTTTCAGACCATCTATAG ttatttcaaCCAATAAAGAACCAATCAAAGGATGGGTTGACAACTTGTATGGTCCAATCGGACTTAGCGTAGTGTTCACGCTAGGACTGTTGAAGGTTATATTCTGTGATTCTGTGAAAAAAGCCAATATAGTACCTGGAGATATGTGCGTAGCAGCGTTGATTGCTGCAGCGTGGGACAGTGAACAGAAGCAGAGAAGACAAGG CTATACTAAAGAAATCCCAATATACAACTACGTTTCGATGGAGAACACTTTAACATGGGGAGAATTCTGTGACTTACTCAGAATTAATGGCCAAAAGTTTCCACACAGCAAAATACTATGGACCATTGGTTATACATTCACGGGTAATATCTATTTCTACATGATTATAAAGATATTTTATCATATGATACCGGCCATCATTATAGACGTCATTGGAATGTTATTCTTCAAGAATTTAGG GATGTGGAAAACGTACGACAAAATTCACAAAGCATCTTATGtcgtttcttttttttctctgaGAGAATGGAAATTTTCGAACAataatattgagaaattatGGAACAAACTAGACGATACAGAAAAGAATTTGTTCTTCTTCGATATGAACTCCTTAGATTTATGGATGTTTTACAAAAATTACGTTCTGGGCATTAGGAAATATGCCCTGAAGGATTCTCTTGACTCTTTGGAAGCAGCAAAAAGAAAACTGCGAAT TTTATGGTTCCTCCACAACATTCTGCTTTTTCTGCTTTATTTCACGATGTCAGTATTGGTTTGGACTGTTTTCCGGAAGTTTAAAGGTGTTCAGCAACTTTGTGGGGATatcaattaa